AACCAAGTCTACGATCGAAACATTAGGAGTGGGAACCCGCAGAGCAATACCATTTAACTTGCCTTGCATCTCTGGAATGACCAAAGCCACTGCCTTAGCCGCACCTGTAGAGGTTGGTACGATATTCATGGCGGCTGCCCGTGCTCGACGTAAGTCACGGTGGCTAGCATCCAACAAGCGCTGGTCACCTGTGTAGCTGTGGGTAGTGGTCATCGTGCCTTTGACAATGCCAAAATTTTCGTGCAATACCTTAACGATCGGTGCCAAGCAGTTAGTAGTACAGCTTGCATTACTTACCACAGTGTACTTGTCGTGATCATACTGCTCGTGGTTAACCCCCATCACAAAGGTACCGACTTCGCTACCCTTAGCAGGAGCAGTAATCAGTACTTTTTTCGCCCCAGCGCTAATGTGCTTGCTTGCGCCCTCATAGCTCACAAACACACCTGTCGCTTCAATCACTAGGTCAATTTCCCAGTCTTTCCAAGGTAGGTTTTCAGGATTGCGGTCAGAGACACACTTCACCGTCTTACCGTTAACAGTAATCGTGTTAGCATCGGCTGAAATGTCGGCATCAAATTTACCGAGCATAGAGTCATATCTCAACAAATGCGCGTTGGTTTTGGGGTCAGATGTATCGTTGATAGCGACGATCTCGAAGTTGCTGTCAGTTCTGCCCAACCAGCACCGCATGAAATTACGGCCAATGCGTCCAAAGCCATTAATCGCTACTCTAATCACTGTACTGCCCTCTGTTTACTAAGCTCGGTAAATAAGAATTATTGACCCAGATCATACCATTCCAGTAGTCATAACTTGCGGTGTAGATTTAAGGAGTTGATTCAACCTAAGACACCCAAGACACCGTAGGCTACAAGCCTGTTTCAGCCGCATAGCGTCTAGTACTGACTGTTGTCTAATGCTTAGGAATTGGTGGGAAAATTTGGCTGATATAAGCGATGGGCAGTGATGTAAGCTCTGACTGCATCAGGCACCAAATAACGAATAGACTGTCCTTGCTGGACATATTGTCGAATCAAGCTAGATGACAGGCCGATCAATGGCATGTGTAACAGTTGCCAGCAGTTGGATGGCATATCAGGTGGAATGATCATCTCGTGACCACTGCGAGGTGCGATTAACCAGACACATCGGGTTATTAGATCGTGATAGCGATACCATTTGGGTAGGGTCTGCAGAGCATCAGTGCCGATGATCCAAAACCAGCATCGATCGGGGTAACGGTCTTGTAGGTTAACCAATGTATCAATCGCGAAGGATCGTCCGGTTTGGGCTTCATCGTCGGTGGAAACGGTGAAATGAGGGTGGTCAGCGATTGCCCGTTGAACCATAGCTAGACGGTGTACCAGGGGTGTGGGTTGGGCTACCCGTTTGTAATGGGGGTTACTAGTTGGAATCCAAATCACAACATCTAAGTGAGCTTGGCTCTGAGCAGTTTCAGCCATTACTAAGTGTCCCCAGTGAACTGGGTCAAACGTACCTCCTAAGATCCCTATCCGTTGCGCTAATGCCAATGAGGGGTTAATTGTCATACAGCCCTTGAGTTCACGAGGGAAATCCGTAAAATACTCTACAAGAACGAAATTGTAGAGGTGAGTGTTGGGAATGACACGATCAACGATCGTCGAGTTCACTATGCTCACAGAGCAGGTGTGCACTATTTCTCAAGGCTATACAATTCACCAGTAATGGTTTGAATAGGTACTAATTCTTGAGATAAGGACTTTACAGGGTCTTCATGGTTCAGAGAAGAGCTGTGACTCGCTAGCTACTAGTAGCAACTCTTGGTTGAGTCAGTCATGGGGCTTGAGTCACGCTTAGGGCACTACGTAGCTACTTAACTAACTTAACTAAATCTTGTTACTAGATTTATTGAGGTTGTGGAAACTATCCAATCAAGCGGGTTGCTGATAGTATGATGGTGCCTAAATATTCCGCAGATTTGTTGGTAAGGGCTTTGAATTTTGGTGTGAGGATTACGTTTAATGCTGCCAACTGCTATTGATATAGATGGAAAACCGTTTCACTTTATTGGCATAGGCGGAATTGGGATGTCTGCGCTTGCCTATGTGTTAGCAAAACGCCATCTTCCAGTGTCTGGTTCAGATACTCGGCTTAAT
This genomic stretch from Cyanobacteriota bacterium harbors:
- the nadD gene encoding nicotinate (nicotinamide) nucleotide adenylyltransferase codes for the protein MTINPSLALAQRIGILGGTFDPVHWGHLVMAETAQSQAHLDVVIWIPTSNPHYKRVAQPTPLVHRLAMVQRAIADHPHFTVSTDDEAQTGRSFAIDTLVNLQDRYPDRCWFWIIGTDALQTLPKWYRYHDLITRCVWLIAPRSGHEMIIPPDMPSNCWQLLHMPLIGLSSSLIRQYVQQGQSIRYLVPDAVRAYITAHRLYQPNFPTNS
- a CDS encoding type I glyceraldehyde-3-phosphate dehydrogenase encodes the protein MIRVAINGFGRIGRNFMRCWLGRTDSNFEIVAINDTSDPKTNAHLLRYDSMLGKFDADISADANTITVNGKTVKCVSDRNPENLPWKDWEIDLVIEATGVFVSYEGASKHISAGAKKVLITAPAKGSEVGTFVMGVNHEQYDHDKYTVVSNASCTTNCLAPIVKVLHENFGIVKGTMTTTHSYTGDQRLLDASHRDLRRARAAAMNIVPTSTGAAKAVALVIPEMQGKLNGIALRVPTPNVSIVDLVVEVEKPTIAEQVNEVIKAASEGHLKGILGYSDLPLVSCDYQGTDTSSIVDAELTLVMGGNMVKVVAWYDNEWGYSQRVVDLAELMAQKWKA